The proteins below are encoded in one region of Nakamurella flava:
- a CDS encoding thiolase family protein encodes MPAPARDPRAVVLTAGRRTPVGTAGHSLAAVDVVGLAAPVLAAVATAVAPAGRGVDEVLLGNCLGPGGDVARVSALAAGLGAEVPGVTVDRQCGSGLEAIRLAAALVRAGDADLVLAGGVESASTAPWRFWPPDRTAAGPTAMDPAHRYTRAPFAPPGFADPDMGMAADDLAAARGIDRDRQDAYAARSHARTVAAVRDGVFDAELVPVAGVRRDDRPRPGLDETRLARLRPAFPARTDGVRPTATAGNSCGISDGAAAVAVTTAAVARASGSPYLEVMGGAVAAADPALPGAVPALAVRRLLDRHGLTVDDVDAVELTEAFASVVLAAVDELAIDPDRVCTEGGAIGLGHPWGASGALLVLRLLSRLGRADVRPGAHGVAVCAIGGGQAVALLVRAGGR; translated from the coding sequence GTGCCCGCCCCCGCCCGCGATCCACGCGCCGTCGTCCTCACGGCCGGTCGCCGCACACCGGTCGGCACGGCCGGGCACTCGTTGGCCGCCGTCGACGTGGTCGGGCTGGCCGCTCCGGTGCTGGCGGCCGTCGCCACCGCAGTGGCCCCGGCGGGGCGAGGGGTCGACGAGGTCCTGCTCGGCAACTGCCTCGGCCCGGGCGGTGACGTGGCCCGGGTCTCGGCGCTGGCCGCCGGTCTGGGCGCGGAGGTTCCCGGCGTGACCGTGGACCGGCAGTGCGGGTCGGGCCTGGAGGCGATCCGGCTGGCCGCCGCCCTCGTCCGGGCCGGCGATGCGGACCTCGTCCTGGCCGGCGGTGTCGAGTCGGCGAGCACGGCGCCGTGGCGGTTCTGGCCGCCGGACCGGACGGCCGCCGGACCAACCGCCATGGACCCGGCGCACCGCTATACCCGGGCTCCGTTCGCCCCGCCCGGTTTCGCCGACCCGGACATGGGGATGGCCGCCGACGACCTCGCCGCCGCCCGGGGCATCGACCGGGACCGGCAGGACGCCTACGCCGCCCGCTCGCACGCGCGAACGGTGGCCGCCGTGCGGGACGGGGTGTTCGACGCCGAGCTGGTCCCGGTCGCCGGGGTGCGACGGGACGACCGGCCCCGGCCGGGGCTCGACGAGACGCGGCTCGCCCGGCTGCGCCCCGCTTTCCCGGCCCGGACCGACGGCGTCCGCCCGACGGCTACGGCCGGTAATTCCTGCGGCATCTCCGACGGCGCGGCGGCGGTCGCGGTCACCACGGCCGCGGTGGCCCGCGCCTCCGGGTCGCCGTACCTGGAGGTGATGGGCGGGGCGGTGGCCGCCGCGGATCCGGCCCTGCCGGGGGCGGTCCCGGCGTTGGCGGTGCGGCGGCTGCTGGACCGCCACGGCCTGACGGTCGACGACGTCGACGCCGTGGAGCTGACCGAGGCGTTCGCCTCGGTGGTGCTGGCCGCGGTGGACGAGCTGGCCATCGATCCGGATCGGGTCTGCACCGAGGGCGGAGCGATCGGTCTGGGGCATCCGTGGGGTGCGTCGGGGGCCCTGCTCGTCCTACGGCTGCTGTCCCGGCTCGGTCGTGCGGACGTCCGGCCGGGGGCCCACGGGGTGGCGGTCTGTGCGATCGGTGGCGGGCAGGCTGTGGCCCTGCTGGTCCGGGCGGGCGGGCGATGA
- a CDS encoding energy-coupling factor ABC transporter ATP-binding protein, whose protein sequence is MSEIVLSGVSHHYGERAVLHGVDLRLTEHRIGIVGANGSGKSTLARMINGLVSPSRGTVSVDGFDATRQGREVRRRVGFVFTDPDNQIVMPTVAEDLAFSLRRRGLSRAEVAERVSTALERFGLAGHADHPTHLLSGGQKQLLALAAVMITEPAVVVADEPTTLLDLRNGRLVHGLLSALPAQVVLVTHHLDLLAGWDRAILIDAGRVVADDVPERTVAVYRELMA, encoded by the coding sequence ATGAGCGAGATCGTCCTGAGCGGGGTGTCCCACCACTACGGGGAACGCGCGGTGCTGCACGGCGTGGACCTGCGACTCACCGAGCACCGCATCGGCATCGTCGGGGCAAACGGGTCGGGCAAGTCGACCCTGGCCCGCATGATCAACGGCCTGGTCTCGCCCAGCCGGGGCACGGTGTCGGTCGACGGGTTCGACGCGACGCGTCAGGGCCGGGAGGTGCGGCGGCGGGTCGGCTTCGTGTTCACCGACCCCGACAACCAGATCGTGATGCCGACCGTCGCCGAGGATCTGGCGTTCTCGTTGCGACGTCGAGGGCTGTCCAGAGCCGAGGTCGCGGAACGGGTGTCGACGGCGCTGGAGCGGTTCGGCCTGGCCGGCCACGCCGACCACCCGACCCATCTGCTGTCCGGGGGTCAGAAGCAGTTGCTGGCCCTGGCGGCCGTGATGATCACCGAACCCGCGGTGGTGGTGGCCGACGAGCCGACGACGCTCCTCGATCTGCGCAACGGCCGTCTGGTGCACGGCCTGCTCAGCGCCCTGCCGGCCCAGGTGGTGCTGGTGACCCACCACCTGGACCTGCTGGCCGGATGGGATCGGGCCATCCTGATCGATGCGGGGCGGGTCGTCGCGGACGACGTACCGGAGCGGACGGTCGCCGTCTACCGGGAGCTGATGGCGTGA
- a CDS encoding energy-coupling factor transporter transmembrane component T family protein, protein MIGLYRPGSSPLHRAPAGLKLFGLLVVVTVIVLLQSPWQLAVAAVLVAAGFAVARIPARVAVAQLWPMRWLLLVTAVFQVVFTGPERAVMVCGTLLLTVAAAALVTLTTRVTAMLDLCRRLLHPLRRWVDADRVGLLLALTIRCVPLLATVVSEVSAARKARGQSFSLRAIAAPVVVRALRTADEMGAALMARGVDD, encoded by the coding sequence GTGATCGGTCTCTACCGTCCCGGTTCGTCCCCGCTGCACCGGGCGCCCGCGGGCCTGAAGCTGTTCGGACTGCTCGTGGTCGTCACCGTGATCGTGCTGCTGCAGTCCCCCTGGCAGCTCGCGGTGGCCGCGGTACTGGTGGCCGCCGGGTTCGCGGTCGCCCGGATCCCGGCGCGGGTGGCCGTCGCGCAGCTCTGGCCGATGCGGTGGCTGCTGCTCGTCACGGCGGTCTTCCAGGTGGTCTTCACCGGCCCGGAACGGGCCGTCATGGTGTGCGGCACCCTGCTGCTGACGGTGGCGGCGGCCGCGTTGGTCACCCTCACCACCCGCGTCACGGCCATGCTCGATCTGTGCCGTCGGCTGCTGCATCCGTTGCGGCGCTGGGTCGATGCCGACCGGGTGGGGCTGCTGCTGGCCCTGACCATCCGGTGCGTCCCCCTGCTCGCGACGGTGGTGTCGGAGGTATCGGCGGCGAGAAAAGCCCGAGGGCAGTCGTTCTCCCTGCGGGCCATCGCCGCTCCGGTCGTCGTGCGGGCCCTGCGTACCGCGGACGAGATGGGGGCCGCGCTGATGGCGCGCGGTGTCGATGACTGA
- a CDS encoding DUF1810 domain-containing protein — MSGTTGPTAGDRPTSGEDRFHLGRFVTAQDEGAVFERALAEVAAGSKRSHWMWFVYPQIAGLGGSPMARRYAVSGLTEARAYLAHPVLGPRLLAAARAAATTPGRTAESVFGGIDAMKLLSSMTLFAMAAEADDGEGNAGPDDPDDAWRRTTAQACRDVLARFFAGEPDPATVRLVEVDASATEN; from the coding sequence ATGAGCGGAACTACCGGACCGACCGCCGGAGATCGACCGACGTCGGGCGAAGATCGTTTCCACCTCGGGCGTTTCGTGACGGCCCAGGACGAGGGGGCCGTCTTCGAGCGTGCGCTCGCCGAGGTGGCGGCGGGGTCCAAACGCAGCCACTGGATGTGGTTCGTCTATCCCCAGATCGCGGGGCTGGGCGGGAGCCCGATGGCCCGGCGGTACGCCGTGTCCGGCCTGACCGAGGCCCGCGCCTACCTGGCTCACCCAGTGCTCGGCCCCCGGTTGCTCGCGGCGGCCCGGGCCGCGGCGACCACCCCCGGGCGAACGGCGGAATCCGTCTTCGGCGGGATCGACGCGATGAAACTGCTTTCCAGCATGACGCTTTTCGCGATGGCTGCCGAGGCCGACGACGGCGAGGGCAATGCTGGGCCGGATGACCCGGATGACGCCTGGCGACGCACGACCGCGCAGGCCTGCCGCGACGTGCTGGCCCGGTTCTTCGCCGGTGAACCGGATCCGGCCACCGTTCGACTGGTGGAGGTCGATGCGTCGGCAACGGAAAACTGA